CATGGCAGGCGGGTGCATGCTTTGAGTATCATCTGAATGGCATTACGATTCCGTTTGACGCAACCATGAAAGGCTTTGACTATGGCTCGCCCTGATCTGAATTTATTGTTCGCACTGGATGCCTTGCTGGAAGAAGGCAGCGTCATGGGAGCGGCACGGCGCATGAATCTGAGCCCGCCTGCCATGAGCCGAACCTTGAGCCGCATTCGGGATACGCTGGATGATCCCGTGTTTGTGCAAGTGGGGCGCAAGCTGTTACCTACGCCCAGAGCCTATGCCTTGCGCGAACAAGTGCGGGCGGCGGTGGAGCAGGCAACCCAGGTGTTAAGTTCCAATACCGAGATTGATCTGTTGTCCCTGGAGCGCAGCTTCAACGTGCGTGCGACGGACGAATTTGTGAATGTGCATCTGGGTCATTTGCTGGAGGCAATGGCCAAGGAAATGCCCAAAGCCATGCTGCGTCTGTCTCCCGAAGAGGACGATATGGATGACGACGCCTTGCGGAGTGGCCGTATTGACCTGTTCATCAGCGCCTCACGCAAGCTGGCCCCGGATATTCATGTACAGCCCTTGTTCACGACGCATTTTGTGGGTGTCGCGCGGGAGCACCATCCTATCTTCGACGAAGACATTTCGCTGGAACGCTTTGTGCGCTGGGACCATATTAATGTGTCGCGGCGGGGCAAGGGCCGATCCAACCTGGACGCCTTGTTGCAGGCCAGTGGCTTGCAGCGCAATGTGGCTTTGGTGGTGTCCAATCCCTACACCGCGCTGTTCGCCTTGCATGATTCCGATCTTTTGCTGCCGCTGCCCAAGCATCTGGCAAGCAGTGCCAAAGCGGCGGGCTTGGCGATCCGGGTGTTTGATTTGCCTGTGCCCATGGAGACAGCCATGTTGGTGCAGGCCTGGCATATGCGCCTGCAGACAGATCCGGCCCACCAATGGTTACGCACAACCATTCATCGCTTGTGTACCGAGGACGATGCGCAGGCGGCCAAACGCAGCAAGCTGTAATTCAAGGTGGCTTTTCAAGTGCGTGACACGCACTTGAGTGAGTGCAATAAATTCACTTTTCGGAAGCGTTGGGGACTTTTATAGTGATTTTCATTCATCACTGTAAAGAGTCCCCTTGTGTCGTCTGCCAGTCCCTTACCGCAGTCTGCCTCCAGGCTGACAGCCTTTCTTGTTCGGATGGGTCTGGCCCTCAGTTCCGTGGATAGCACCAGCCCCCGTGCAGGCTACATCCTGCGTTCCATTCTGGCCGCGTGGCTGGCCTTGTCGGTAGCTTATTTGCTGGATCTGCATGCGCCGTTTTCCGCCGCATCCAGCGTGCTACTGGTGATCAACCCGGTGCAAGGGGCGGTGATAGGCAAGGGAACCTGGCGGGTGCTGGGAACCCTGGTCGGAATGCTGGCCGCCTTTGTGTTGATGAGTGCCTTCGGGCAGCAGCCTTGGCTGTTCTTGCTGGGTTTTGCGTTCTGGCTGGGCCTGTGTGTGATGGCCATGGGTTTGCTGCGCCACTACAAGTCTTACGGTGCGGCCTTGGCAGGCTATACGGTAGGCCTGGCGGTATACGGCGCCATGGGGCAAGCGCGACTGAGCTTTGATCATGTCATTGGGCGCGGTTCCTCGGTGCTGGTGGGCGTGCTGTGCCTGGGCGTGGTGTCTGCCTTGTTCAGTACCCGTAGCGTACGCAGTCGCTTGCAGGCCCAGTTATTGCGCCTGGCCTCGGAAACGGCCCGTGTACTGGCGCGCAGAGAGCCGGCCCTTCATGCGTGCACGACGACAGAGAGCGACCAGGAGCGTGTACGGCATCAATTGATGATGGATGTGTACGGGGCGGATGATTTGTTGTCAGTCGGCAAGGCGGAGTCCGCCGATTTGGCCGCTCGGGCGACCGCTTTGCGGCATGCCATTGCCTGCCTGTTTTCCGCCATGTTGGGAGGCGCGGGCCCGCTTCCGCAAACCTTGACTCCCATGCCCGTACTGGCGGCTTTGCGGCAAGAATGGGAGCAGGCCTGGAAGCAGGCTGCCCAACTGGTTTCACAGGGCCCGGACGGTTTGGAGCGAGCCCGTGCAGTGTTGATGCCGCTGCATGCCCGCTTGCAGGAAGTCTTGAGT
This genomic window from Alcaligenes faecalis contains:
- a CDS encoding LysR family transcriptional regulator, yielding MARPDLNLLFALDALLEEGSVMGAARRMNLSPPAMSRTLSRIRDTLDDPVFVQVGRKLLPTPRAYALREQVRAAVEQATQVLSSNTEIDLLSLERSFNVRATDEFVNVHLGHLLEAMAKEMPKAMLRLSPEEDDMDDDALRSGRIDLFISASRKLAPDIHVQPLFTTHFVGVAREHHPIFDEDISLERFVRWDHINVSRRGKGRSNLDALLQASGLQRNVALVVSNPYTALFALHDSDLLLPLPKHLASSAKAAGLAIRVFDLPVPMETAMLVQAWHMRLQTDPAHQWLRTTIHRLCTEDDAQAAKRSKL